A section of the Cetobacterium somerae ATCC BAA-474 genome encodes:
- the nifU gene encoding Fe-S cluster assembly scaffold protein NifU yields MQYTEKVMDHFMNPRNVGTMENPDGYGKVGNPSCGDIMEIFLKIENDIITDVKFRTFGCASAIATSSVSTEMVLGKDIHEALAITNKVVAEALGGLPATKMHCSVLAEEALKEAIEDYLAKKQK; encoded by the coding sequence ATGCAATATACAGAAAAAGTAATGGATCATTTTATGAACCCTAGAAACGTAGGAACTATGGAAAATCCTGATGGATATGGTAAAGTTGGAAACCCATCTTGCGGAGATATTATGGAAATATTTTTAAAAATAGAAAATGATATAATAACAGATGTTAAATTTAGAACTTTTGGATGCGCATCAGCAATAGCAACATCATCAGTTTCAACTGAAATGGTTTTAGGTAAGGATATTCACGAAGCATTAGCAATAACAAATAAAGTGGTTGCAGAAGCTTTAGGTGGATTACCAGCTACGAAAATGCACTGTTCTGTTCTAGCAGAAGAGGCTCTAAAAGAAGCTATAGAAGACTACTTGGCTAAAAAACAAAAATAA